GGCCGGTCTGCAGCTTGCGGTGGTCTCGGGGCGCTACTCGGCGGCAACCGAGACGCGGATGCGCGACCTCGGCATCCCGCACGTCCTGCAGGGGATGAAGGACAAAGTGGCGCAGATCACTCCCCTGCTGGCCGCGCTGCAGCTCTCGTTTGCGGATATCGCTTTTGTCGGCAACGAAATTCTGGACATCACGCTGGCCGAACGCGCCGGTCTCGCGCTCGCGGTCGCCGACGCCTCCCCGCATCTGGTCGAGGTGGTCGACTACGTGACCGCCGCCCGCGGGGGGGCGGGGGCGGTGCGGGAGATTCTGGAGGCTTACTTCGAAGCGATCGGGCAGGAGCCCCGGAGGTACCTGGTATGACCAACGACCTGC
This genomic stretch from Candidatus Zixiibacteriota bacterium harbors:
- a CDS encoding HAD hydrolase family protein, producing MPKPKLTRTQLVGRFKNVKLLAMDVDGVLTDDTLYFGPDGFEMKRFHISDGLMMVLAMRAGLQLAVVSGRYSAATETRMRDLGIPHVLQGMKDKVAQITPLLAALQLSFADIAFVGNEILDITLAERAGLALAVADASPHLVEVVDYVTAARGGAGAVREILEAYFEAIGQEPRRYLV